A section of the Quercus lobata isolate SW786 unplaced genomic scaffold, ValleyOak3.0 Primary Assembly Scq3eQI_100, whole genome shotgun sequence genome encodes:
- the LOC115972960 gene encoding uncharacterized protein LOC115972960, whose product MAAIFWLCLLTTECTNGALMGKNTTSNPEVKNARADWDINPTWTTTFCNLCVEQIQAENRTKGVGFSTKGDWRVWEQLRNRDTGLGWDAVKGTIAATNDWWDRKLKELPKAKKFREKATGVAAWTPSSNTLPPTMLEEGAGDSDGSSEFKDNQCDMSLDIDSLQQRHTNQLRSSRQKRTSESIPLRRKRRR is encoded by the exons ATGGCAGCAATTTTCTGGCTGTGTTTACTGACTACTGAGTGTACAAATGGTGctctt ATGGGTAAAAACACCACTTCCAACCCTGAGGTAAAAAATGCTAGAGCAGATTGGGATATTAATCCAACGTGGACAACTACTTTTTGTAACCTTTGTGTGGAACAAATTCAAGCCGAGAATAGAACAAAAGGTGTTGGCTTTAGTACCAAAG GTGATTGGAGAGTGTGGGAACAATTGAGGAATCGTGACACAGGTTTAGGTTGGGATGCAGTGAAGGGAACGATTGCTGCAACTAATGATTGGTGGGACCGGAAGTTGAAG GAATTACccaaagctaaaaaatttcGAGAGAAAG CAACTGGGGTAGCCGCATGGACCCCTTCTTCAAATACACTCCCTCCAACAATGCTAGAAGAGGGTGCTGGTGATTCAGATGGTAGCTCCGAATTTAAGGATAACCAATGTGACATGAGTTTAGACATTGATAGTTTGCAGCAAAGACATACTAATCAATTACGTAGTTCAAGACAAAAGCGAACTAGTGAATCAATACCCTtacgaagaaaaagaagaagatag